A section of the Pseudomonas flavescens genome encodes:
- the tssF gene encoding type VI secretion system baseplate subunit TssF codes for MNPRLLGYYNQELQHIRESAEEFAGEFPKIASRLTLSGVECADPYVERLLEGFAYLTARVQLKLDAEYPTFTHNLLEIAYPHYLAPTPSMTVVQLCADPNEGSLSSGFTLERGASLRGLLGSEAQTACEYRTCQPVTLWPLEVTQASYFGNPTTQLGRLAASEPGAKAGLKLRLRTGAGLPFNALDLDTLTFFLHGADEQPFRLYEQLLGNACALFVRAVDGSWVERLPPDSLRPRGFDDQDAALPVVPRAFQGYRLLQEYFALPNRFLFVELTGLKRAVQRNASQELEIVVLFNRLDNSLENSIGAEQFRLFCTPAINLFARRADRIHLSDRVHEHQIIADRTRPQDFEIHSITEVSGHGSGPEQPFQPFYAVRDPSRYGREQAWYSLRREPRVLSSKQRRNGPRSTYIGSETFISLVDANQAPYRHDLRQLGIAALCTNRDLPLSMPIGGTRSDFTLEDSAPVVAVRCLAGPSRPRASRAHDASAWRLISQLSLNYLSLSEQGQGAAALRELMRLYGDAGDNALQLQIDGLRQVSSKACTRRLPMPGPIVFGRGLEIGLEFDENAFRGTGVFLLGSVLERFLTRYVSINSFTETVLRTTERGEVMRWRAKPGCRPTL; via the coding sequence ATGAACCCGCGCCTGCTCGGCTACTACAACCAGGAACTGCAACATATCCGCGAGAGCGCCGAAGAGTTCGCCGGCGAATTCCCGAAGATCGCCAGCCGCCTGACGCTGTCCGGCGTGGAGTGCGCCGATCCTTACGTGGAGCGACTGCTCGAGGGCTTCGCCTACCTGACCGCACGAGTCCAGCTCAAGCTCGATGCCGAGTACCCGACCTTCACCCACAACCTGCTGGAGATCGCCTACCCGCACTACCTGGCGCCGACCCCGTCGATGACCGTGGTGCAACTGTGCGCCGATCCCAACGAAGGCTCTCTGAGTAGCGGCTTCACCCTCGAACGCGGCGCATCGCTACGTGGCCTGCTCGGCAGCGAAGCCCAGACCGCCTGCGAATACCGCACCTGCCAGCCAGTCACGCTATGGCCGCTGGAAGTGACCCAGGCCAGCTATTTCGGCAACCCGACGACGCAGCTCGGCCGCCTCGCCGCCAGCGAGCCCGGTGCCAAGGCCGGTTTGAAACTGCGCCTGCGCACTGGCGCCGGCCTGCCCTTCAATGCCCTGGATCTGGATACCCTGACGTTCTTCCTGCACGGCGCCGACGAGCAACCCTTCCGTCTTTACGAACAATTGCTCGGCAATGCCTGTGCCCTGTTCGTACGGGCGGTGGATGGTTCGTGGGTCGAGCGTCTGCCCCCCGACAGCCTGCGTCCACGGGGTTTCGACGACCAGGACGCGGCACTGCCGGTGGTGCCCCGAGCGTTCCAGGGCTATCGCCTGCTGCAGGAATACTTCGCCCTGCCGAACCGTTTCCTGTTCGTCGAACTGACCGGGCTCAAACGCGCCGTGCAGCGCAACGCCAGCCAGGAGCTGGAGATCGTGGTGCTGTTCAATCGCCTCGACAACAGCCTGGAAAACAGCATCGGCGCCGAGCAGTTCCGCCTGTTCTGCACTCCGGCGATCAACCTGTTCGCCCGGCGCGCCGACCGCATTCACCTCAGCGACCGTGTCCACGAACATCAGATCATCGCCGACCGCACGCGCCCGCAAGACTTCGAGATCCATTCGATCACCGAAGTCAGCGGCCATGGCAGCGGCCCGGAGCAACCGTTCCAGCCGTTCTATGCCGTGCGCGACCCTTCGCGCTATGGTCGCGAACAGGCCTGGTACAGCCTGCGCCGCGAGCCTCGCGTGCTGTCGAGCAAACAGCGTCGCAACGGCCCGCGCTCCACCTACATCGGCAGTGAGACCTTCATCTCCCTGGTCGACGCCAACCAGGCACCCTATCGTCACGATCTGCGCCAACTGGGCATCGCCGCACTGTGCACCAATCGCGATCTGCCGCTGTCGATGCCGATCGGCGGGACGCGCAGCGATTTCACCCTGGAGGACAGTGCGCCGGTGGTCGCGGTGCGCTGCCTGGCCGGCCCCAGCCGACCGCGCGCCAGTCGCGCCCATGATGCCAGCGCCTGGCGCCTGATCAGCCAGCTGTCGCTCAACTACCTGTCGCTCAGCGAACAGGGCCAGGGCGCCGCCGCCCTGCGCGAGCTGATGCGCCTGTACGGCGACGCTGGCGACAACGCCCTGCAGTTGCAGATCGACGGCCTGCGTCAGGTCAGCAGCAAGGCCTGCACGCGACGCCTGCCGATGCCCGGGCCGATCGTCTTCGGCCGCGGCCTGGAGATCGGCCTGGAGTTCGACGAGAACGCCTTCCGCGGTACCGGGGTGTTCCTGCTCGGCTCGGTGCTGGAGCGCTTCCTGACACGTTACGTATCGATCAACAGCTTCACCGAAACGGTGCTGCGCACCACCGAGCGGGGCGAAGTGATGCGATGGAGGGCCAAGCCCGGATGTCGGCCGACCCTGTAA